A single window of Jaculus jaculus isolate mJacJac1 chromosome 14, mJacJac1.mat.Y.cur, whole genome shotgun sequence DNA harbors:
- the LOC101596083 gene encoding zinc finger protein 717-like isoform X2, which translates to MFPDSLYCKEQQELNDPLELVSFEDVAIDFSWEEWQDLDDAQRTLYRDVTLETYRILVSLGHCIHKPEAVVKLEQGTDPWMGEEHPDQSLLDIQNADGLMEWCQKRQDRHLWHAVVTNGNTVEGDTGSGQVFSMSSDHVSKLTLNNEAFLGMKTEELILHQAMLLSGVPGEVCAKEKPGACHIAGKSFRHLKHPIQCHETQCGQQDFEYSEEGTTFNTKTIFFTHKRVYVREPSCTYNEYMEAHKKSAFIVQEITQVGKKTFECNVCGNTFSIKPVLTKHQEMHTGESPTVCSKCEESCIAKVNFTKHQRTHTEEKLYGYNNFPKSFQKANITLQPRTHMNEKPYKCNECRKSFYGKSNLTVHQRTHTGEKPYECSECRRSFSHKANLSRHLRTHTGEKPCECNKCGQSFHQKSDLILHQRTHSGEKPHECNDCKKSFCKKSDLTVHQRTHTGKKPYECSECRKTFCQKSKLIAHHRIHTGEKPYECNECGKTFYHKSDLTVHQGIHTGEKPHECNDCKKSFYKKADLTVHQRTHTGEKPYECSECRKTFSQKSKLTLHHRVHTGEKPYECGECGKSYYQKSSLTLHRRTHTGEKPYECSQCTKSFYQKSFLTVHRRTHTGEKPYECNECRKSFSQKSHLSRHQRSQHKAVSL; encoded by the exons GAGTTGGTGTCATTTGAGGATGTGGCCATAGATTTCAGCTGGGAGGAGTGGCAGGACCTGGATGATGCTCAAAGGACCCTCTATCGGGATGTGACACTGGAGACTTACAGAATCTTGGTCTCTTTGG GGCACTGCATTCATAAACCGGAGGCAGTCGTCAAGCTAGAGCAAGGAACAGATCCATGGATGGGAGAAGAACACCCAGACCAGAGCCTTCTTG ACATCCAGAATGCGGATGGTCTGATGGAGTGGTGCCAGAAAAGGCAAGACCGACATCTGTGGCACGCTGTAGTCACCAATGGCAACACTGTGGAAGGGGACACTGGATCAGGACAGGTATTCAGTATGAGCTCAGACCACGTGTCAAAGCTGACGCTGAACAATGAAGCCTTCTTAGGAATGAAGACTGAGGAGCTTATTTTGCATCAGGCTATGCTTCTCTCTGGTGTGCCTGGTGAGGTATGTGCTAAAGAGAAGCCTGGTGCCTGTCATATAGCTGGGAAGTCCTTCCGACATCTTAAGCATCCTATTCAGTGCCATGAAACTCAATGTGGGCAGCAAGATTTTGAATATAGTGAAGAAGGGACCACCTTCAACACAAAGACCATCTTCTTTACACATAAAAGAGTTTATGTGAGAGAACCTTCTTGTacatataatgaatatatggAAGCCCATAAGAAGTCAGCTTTCATTGTCCAAGAAATAACTCAGGTAGGGAAGAAGACTTTTGAATGCAATGTATGTGGGAACACATTCTCCATAAAGCCTGTACTCACTAAGCATCAGGAAATGCACACAGGAGAAAGCCCTACTGTCTGTAGTAAATGTGAGGAATCCTGCATTGCAAAAGTGAACTTTACCAAACATCAGAGGACACATACAGAAGAGAAGTTGTATGGATATAACAATTTTCCAAAATCCTTCCAGAAAGCAAATATCACTTTACAGCCTAGAACTCACATGAATGAGAAACCCTACAAGTGTAATGAATGTAGAAAATCATTCTATGGTAAATCAAACCTTACTGTTcaccagagaactcacacaggagagaagccctatgaatgtagTGAGTGTAGGAGATCTTTCAGCCACAAGGCAAACCTTAGCAGGCATCTGAGAACTCACACAGGAGAGAAGCCTTGTGAATGTAACAAATGTGGGCAGTCTTTCCATCAAAAGTCAGACCTCATTTTGCACCAGAGAACTCACAGTGGAGAGAAACCCCACGAATGTAATGACTGTAAGAAATCTTTCTGCAAGAAGTCAGACCTCACTGTTCATCAGAGAACCCACACAGGAAAAAAGCCCTATGAGTGTAGTGAATGTAGAAAAACGTTCTGTCAGAAATCAAAACTCATTGCACACCACAGAATTCACACAGGAGAGAAAccttatgaatgtaatgaatgtgggaaaactTTCTACCACAAGTCAGACCTCACTGTACATCAGGGAATCCACACAGGAGAGAAACCCCATGAATGTAATGACTGCAAAAAGTCTTTCTACAAGAAGGCAGACCTCACTGTACATCAGAGAACCCACACGggagagaagccctatgaatgtagTGAATGTAGAAAAACGTTCTCTCAGAAATCAAAACTCACCCTGCACCACAGGGTTCACACGGGAGAGAAGCCCTACGAGTGTGGTGAGTGTGGGAAATCGTACTACCAGAAGTCATCTCTCACTCTGCACCGGAGAACCCACACGggagagaagccctatgaatgcAGCCAGTGCACAAAATCTTTCTATCAAAAGTCATTTCTCACTGTCCATCGGAGGACTCACACGGGTGAGAAGCCCTATGAGTGCAATGAATGTAGGAAATCCTTTAGCCAGAAGTCACACCTTAGCAGGCATCAAAGAAGTCAGCACAAGGCAGTGAGCTTGTGA
- the LOC101596083 gene encoding zinc finger protein 260-like isoform X3 has protein sequence MGEEHPDQSLLGCSVSKPEEVVKLQQEVEPWMGRELPDQSILNIQNADGLMEWCQKRQDRHLWHAVVTNGNTVEGDTGSGQVFSMSSDHVSKLTLNNEAFLGMKTEELILHQAMLLSGVPGEVCAKEKPGACHIAGKSFRHLKHPIQCHETQCGQQDFEYSEEGTTFNTKTIFFTHKRVYVREPSCTYNEYMEAHKKSAFIVQEITQVGKKTFECNVCGNTFSIKPVLTKHQEMHTGESPTVCSKCEESCIAKVNFTKHQRTHTEEKLYGYNNFPKSFQKANITLQPRTHMNEKPYKCNECRKSFYGKSNLTVHQRTHTGEKPYECSECRRSFSHKANLSRHLRTHTGEKPCECNKCGQSFHQKSDLILHQRTHSGEKPHECNDCKKSFCKKSDLTVHQRTHTGKKPYECSECRKTFCQKSKLIAHHRIHTGEKPYECNECGKTFYHKSDLTVHQGIHTGEKPHECNDCKKSFYKKADLTVHQRTHTGEKPYECSECRKTFSQKSKLTLHHRVHTGEKPYECGECGKSYYQKSSLTLHRRTHTGEKPYECSQCTKSFYQKSFLTVHRRTHTGEKPYECNECRKSFSQKSHLSRHQRSQHKAVSL, from the exons ATGGGAGAAGAACACCCAGACCAGAGCCTTCTTG GGTGCAGTGTTTCAAAGCCTGAGGAAGTTGTTAAGCTGCAGCAAGAAGTAGAGCCATGGATGGGAAGAGAACTCCCAGACCAGAGCATTCTCA ACATCCAGAATGCGGATGGTCTGATGGAGTGGTGCCAGAAAAGGCAAGACCGACATCTGTGGCACGCTGTAGTCACCAATGGCAACACTGTGGAAGGGGACACTGGATCAGGACAGGTATTCAGTATGAGCTCAGACCACGTGTCAAAGCTGACGCTGAACAATGAAGCCTTCTTAGGAATGAAGACTGAGGAGCTTATTTTGCATCAGGCTATGCTTCTCTCTGGTGTGCCTGGTGAGGTATGTGCTAAAGAGAAGCCTGGTGCCTGTCATATAGCTGGGAAGTCCTTCCGACATCTTAAGCATCCTATTCAGTGCCATGAAACTCAATGTGGGCAGCAAGATTTTGAATATAGTGAAGAAGGGACCACCTTCAACACAAAGACCATCTTCTTTACACATAAAAGAGTTTATGTGAGAGAACCTTCTTGTacatataatgaatatatggAAGCCCATAAGAAGTCAGCTTTCATTGTCCAAGAAATAACTCAGGTAGGGAAGAAGACTTTTGAATGCAATGTATGTGGGAACACATTCTCCATAAAGCCTGTACTCACTAAGCATCAGGAAATGCACACAGGAGAAAGCCCTACTGTCTGTAGTAAATGTGAGGAATCCTGCATTGCAAAAGTGAACTTTACCAAACATCAGAGGACACATACAGAAGAGAAGTTGTATGGATATAACAATTTTCCAAAATCCTTCCAGAAAGCAAATATCACTTTACAGCCTAGAACTCACATGAATGAGAAACCCTACAAGTGTAATGAATGTAGAAAATCATTCTATGGTAAATCAAACCTTACTGTTcaccagagaactcacacaggagagaagccctatgaatgtagTGAGTGTAGGAGATCTTTCAGCCACAAGGCAAACCTTAGCAGGCATCTGAGAACTCACACAGGAGAGAAGCCTTGTGAATGTAACAAATGTGGGCAGTCTTTCCATCAAAAGTCAGACCTCATTTTGCACCAGAGAACTCACAGTGGAGAGAAACCCCACGAATGTAATGACTGTAAGAAATCTTTCTGCAAGAAGTCAGACCTCACTGTTCATCAGAGAACCCACACAGGAAAAAAGCCCTATGAGTGTAGTGAATGTAGAAAAACGTTCTGTCAGAAATCAAAACTCATTGCACACCACAGAATTCACACAGGAGAGAAAccttatgaatgtaatgaatgtgggaaaactTTCTACCACAAGTCAGACCTCACTGTACATCAGGGAATCCACACAGGAGAGAAACCCCATGAATGTAATGACTGCAAAAAGTCTTTCTACAAGAAGGCAGACCTCACTGTACATCAGAGAACCCACACGggagagaagccctatgaatgtagTGAATGTAGAAAAACGTTCTCTCAGAAATCAAAACTCACCCTGCACCACAGGGTTCACACGGGAGAGAAGCCCTACGAGTGTGGTGAGTGTGGGAAATCGTACTACCAGAAGTCATCTCTCACTCTGCACCGGAGAACCCACACGggagagaagccctatgaatgcAGCCAGTGCACAAAATCTTTCTATCAAAAGTCATTTCTCACTGTCCATCGGAGGACTCACACGGGTGAGAAGCCCTATGAGTGCAATGAATGTAGGAAATCCTTTAGCCAGAAGTCACACCTTAGCAGGCATCAAAGAAGTCAGCACAAGGCAGTGAGCTTGTGA
- the LOC101596083 gene encoding zinc finger protein 260-like isoform X1 codes for MFPDSLYCKEQQELNDPLELVSFEDVAIDFSWEEWQDLDDAQRTLYRDVTLETYRILVSLGHCIHKPEAVVKLEQGTDPWMGEEHPDQSLLGCSVSKPEEVVKLQQEVEPWMGRELPDQSILNIQNADGLMEWCQKRQDRHLWHAVVTNGNTVEGDTGSGQVFSMSSDHVSKLTLNNEAFLGMKTEELILHQAMLLSGVPGEVCAKEKPGACHIAGKSFRHLKHPIQCHETQCGQQDFEYSEEGTTFNTKTIFFTHKRVYVREPSCTYNEYMEAHKKSAFIVQEITQVGKKTFECNVCGNTFSIKPVLTKHQEMHTGESPTVCSKCEESCIAKVNFTKHQRTHTEEKLYGYNNFPKSFQKANITLQPRTHMNEKPYKCNECRKSFYGKSNLTVHQRTHTGEKPYECSECRRSFSHKANLSRHLRTHTGEKPCECNKCGQSFHQKSDLILHQRTHSGEKPHECNDCKKSFCKKSDLTVHQRTHTGKKPYECSECRKTFCQKSKLIAHHRIHTGEKPYECNECGKTFYHKSDLTVHQGIHTGEKPHECNDCKKSFYKKADLTVHQRTHTGEKPYECSECRKTFSQKSKLTLHHRVHTGEKPYECGECGKSYYQKSSLTLHRRTHTGEKPYECSQCTKSFYQKSFLTVHRRTHTGEKPYECNECRKSFSQKSHLSRHQRSQHKAVSL; via the exons GAGTTGGTGTCATTTGAGGATGTGGCCATAGATTTCAGCTGGGAGGAGTGGCAGGACCTGGATGATGCTCAAAGGACCCTCTATCGGGATGTGACACTGGAGACTTACAGAATCTTGGTCTCTTTGG GGCACTGCATTCATAAACCGGAGGCAGTCGTCAAGCTAGAGCAAGGAACAGATCCATGGATGGGAGAAGAACACCCAGACCAGAGCCTTCTTG GGTGCAGTGTTTCAAAGCCTGAGGAAGTTGTTAAGCTGCAGCAAGAAGTAGAGCCATGGATGGGAAGAGAACTCCCAGACCAGAGCATTCTCA ACATCCAGAATGCGGATGGTCTGATGGAGTGGTGCCAGAAAAGGCAAGACCGACATCTGTGGCACGCTGTAGTCACCAATGGCAACACTGTGGAAGGGGACACTGGATCAGGACAGGTATTCAGTATGAGCTCAGACCACGTGTCAAAGCTGACGCTGAACAATGAAGCCTTCTTAGGAATGAAGACTGAGGAGCTTATTTTGCATCAGGCTATGCTTCTCTCTGGTGTGCCTGGTGAGGTATGTGCTAAAGAGAAGCCTGGTGCCTGTCATATAGCTGGGAAGTCCTTCCGACATCTTAAGCATCCTATTCAGTGCCATGAAACTCAATGTGGGCAGCAAGATTTTGAATATAGTGAAGAAGGGACCACCTTCAACACAAAGACCATCTTCTTTACACATAAAAGAGTTTATGTGAGAGAACCTTCTTGTacatataatgaatatatggAAGCCCATAAGAAGTCAGCTTTCATTGTCCAAGAAATAACTCAGGTAGGGAAGAAGACTTTTGAATGCAATGTATGTGGGAACACATTCTCCATAAAGCCTGTACTCACTAAGCATCAGGAAATGCACACAGGAGAAAGCCCTACTGTCTGTAGTAAATGTGAGGAATCCTGCATTGCAAAAGTGAACTTTACCAAACATCAGAGGACACATACAGAAGAGAAGTTGTATGGATATAACAATTTTCCAAAATCCTTCCAGAAAGCAAATATCACTTTACAGCCTAGAACTCACATGAATGAGAAACCCTACAAGTGTAATGAATGTAGAAAATCATTCTATGGTAAATCAAACCTTACTGTTcaccagagaactcacacaggagagaagccctatgaatgtagTGAGTGTAGGAGATCTTTCAGCCACAAGGCAAACCTTAGCAGGCATCTGAGAACTCACACAGGAGAGAAGCCTTGTGAATGTAACAAATGTGGGCAGTCTTTCCATCAAAAGTCAGACCTCATTTTGCACCAGAGAACTCACAGTGGAGAGAAACCCCACGAATGTAATGACTGTAAGAAATCTTTCTGCAAGAAGTCAGACCTCACTGTTCATCAGAGAACCCACACAGGAAAAAAGCCCTATGAGTGTAGTGAATGTAGAAAAACGTTCTGTCAGAAATCAAAACTCATTGCACACCACAGAATTCACACAGGAGAGAAAccttatgaatgtaatgaatgtgggaaaactTTCTACCACAAGTCAGACCTCACTGTACATCAGGGAATCCACACAGGAGAGAAACCCCATGAATGTAATGACTGCAAAAAGTCTTTCTACAAGAAGGCAGACCTCACTGTACATCAGAGAACCCACACGggagagaagccctatgaatgtagTGAATGTAGAAAAACGTTCTCTCAGAAATCAAAACTCACCCTGCACCACAGGGTTCACACGGGAGAGAAGCCCTACGAGTGTGGTGAGTGTGGGAAATCGTACTACCAGAAGTCATCTCTCACTCTGCACCGGAGAACCCACACGggagagaagccctatgaatgcAGCCAGTGCACAAAATCTTTCTATCAAAAGTCATTTCTCACTGTCCATCGGAGGACTCACACGGGTGAGAAGCCCTATGAGTGCAATGAATGTAGGAAATCCTTTAGCCAGAAGTCACACCTTAGCAGGCATCAAAGAAGTCAGCACAAGGCAGTGAGCTTGTGA